The genomic DNA GTTCCATCAAGTCGGCGCGTACGACGGTCCGTCGGTGTTCCTGTACGATCAGCACGCGACCGGCATCCGGCATCGCGAACAACTGGATCGACTCCTCGAAGAGAGTGAAGACCTCTGGATCGTCCCCGCCGACGTCCACTTCTAACCGATGCCCCGGATCACCAACTGGACACGAGAGAGCCGCACCCCGTCGCTCGCGTATCGAAACACCGAGACTGGAGCCCGAGCCGTTCTCCACCGTGCACCGGACTCTGACCGGTACAAGTGGCGGGCAGCAATCCTCGTCGACGGCTATCCGGTCTGGTCACGTGGCTTCGAGACGAAGCAGGCGAAAGTCTTTCGGGACGCTCTCCGAGACAGACCACTCTCTGAGCTGACCTGCCCTGAGTGCCCGAACGACGACGTTCTCGTCGGTGAGAAGGCAGCTGACGGGGCGAACGTACAGCGCTGGTTCGACTGCCCCGATTGTGGCTACGAAGCTCGCTCGAAGATCGTCTACGGCGCTGAACGCTGAGGTCACTGAACGTCCAGCGAGGGTGTTTTTCTGGGGCAGGAAGGGGTGGCCCGAGTCACACGGGCCAGATCCACAGATGAGCCTCGAAGTACTCAACCGTCACAGTGAGGCACTGTTCGAGTTCCTCTGGTGTCCCGTCTGCGGACACGAGGTGTTCAGCCACATCCCCTTCGAGGGCGTGTTCTGCAAGCACTGTAACACACAGGTGGAACTCCAAGAGTCGCAAGAAGATCGTGGCTACGAGGAAGCTGTCCTCGCCTGCTTCGATACCGACACGACCTGGAATCTCCACGTCGACGAGAAACTGCGCCGCGACCTGCCTGATGGGTCGGCGAGGGTGAAAATTTTCGGCGCACCGGGTGCCTACACAGTCGATTGGTGGAGTCCCGAACCCAGCGATGACTGGGAGCCGGTCAAGCGCGGTGAGTTCGACGACCTCGAGGAACCTGACGAGGTGGCGCACCTCGCATAGGCACACCCCAGAATTCCGCTCGGTAGTCGGTCGAATGGACCGTTGCAGAGTGGTCGTTTACGCTGTCTCGGCCTCCAGTCGATCAACGAGTCCGTCGCGGAACAGCTGTCGCGTTCCGTCGGGACCGGTGATGGTCAACACCGTCTCCTCGTACGGTGGCGTCACTGCGAGTTCGTACTCGGCGAACGCACAGCACTGCAACTCTGCCGAGATGAACTGCGCAGCTGCGATGAGCGCCTCGTCAGTTCCGTCGAACCGAATCGTCACGCCGTCTTCAGACTCTTCAAACCCGAGGTAGGTGGTGATGAGACGCGATCGGGCCTCCTTACTTCGCTCTCGCTCCTGTTCTTCAGTGAGCGTACATGCAACCTCTCGTGACGAGTCGTTTTGACTCATGATACACAATTACTTTGAATACGGCAGTGTTTATACTGTCAAGTCCGAAGTATTGCACCAAGTTCGGCGAATGAAAGCTATGGCAGAAACACCAGACTCGTCACCTGACGTCCCAGAGATACAGAACACCGAGACTACCTGCTACTGCCCTTTGGGCGGCGTAATGGATCTGCTCAGTCGGCGGTACGCGATGCAAGTGATCTGCGTTGTCGGCGCGATCGAGCCTGCGAGATACGGCGAGATCGAGGAGACCTTCGGCGAGGTGAGCAGTTCGACGCTGTCAACTCGTCTCGACGACCTCGTCGAGGCAGGGTTGCTCTCCCGCGAACAGTACAACGAAATCCCGCCGCGCGTCGAGTACGAACTCACCGAGAAGGGTGAGGAACTCCGCGAGCGACTCGACCCGCTCCTCGAATGGGCAGAGGAACAGGATGACGGCACCTAGCGCTTACCGCGAGCGGCGAAGCCACGTATTCTAATCGACAGCGTCGCAGCAATTCGCTCGCCCTGCGTGAAGTTCCTGTTGGCTTCGAGCAGCGTTACCGACACCGACGAACGTACTGTTCGTTGTCGATCGATACCGACGAGAGAAACGCACATGACCAGCCGTCCCGCCACATTCGCCTGTTACGTGCCCGACGGAATCGGGGATGGGGCGTCCGGCAAGAGCCATCCCGGAACAACTCGTGTCAGGACAACCATTCCAGTCAGTTCGACGAGCGTCTGCGTCACGACAACCGCCGGCGCGAGTGCATATCCCGACGGCAACGCCAGCGCCAGCGGAAGGATAACCAGCGAGTTCCGCGTTACGGATGTGAACACGAGCGCGCGGCTCTCACCGACGTCCATTCCGAGCAGTCCAGCAGCGAGTCGACCGAGCAGCGGCATGATGACGAGGAACGCCACGTACACCGGAACGACAGCCGCGATTTGCCCGATCGAATCCTGAACGCGCGGCAGCTGTGAGGCAATAACCACGAACAGCGTCACCCCCATCATGGGCACCGGCAACCAGCCCATCGTCTCCTGCCACGCTTCACCACGGTCCGATCGATCTGCCCAGAGTTCAGTCGCCCACGCGAGCGCCAACGGCAGTGCGATAATCACGACGAATGCCTCGATGAACGGGCCAGCCTCGATGAACTCGGCCACCTGCTGGCCCATGAACAGCCAGAGGTACAGCGGGAGCAACAGCAACTGAACGAGCATCAGTGCCGGCGTTGCGGCAGTGATCTGCTCGGCGTCCCCGTCCGCGAGGTCTGTGAACGTGATGACGTAGTCGATACACGGCGTCAGCAACACCATAAACGCACCAACGAGAATCACCGGCTCCTGGGGCAGAAATCGGGTGAGACCGAACACGACAACCGGGACAACCACGAAGTTCATCCCGAGCGCAGCCGCCATGAACCGGCCGTTCCGGAACGCCCGCCGAATCCGAACGAATGGGATCTCCAGAAACGTCACGTACAATAGCACCGCGAGGATGGGGTTGATAAGCGGTTCTAGAATG from Halogeometricum sp. S3BR5-2 includes the following:
- a CDS encoding DUF7568 family protein; this encodes MPRITNWTRESRTPSLAYRNTETGARAVLHRAPDSDRYKWRAAILVDGYPVWSRGFETKQAKVFRDALRDRPLSELTCPECPNDDVLVGEKAADGANVQRWFDCPDCGYEARSKIVYGAER
- a CDS encoding DUF7567 family protein, coding for MSLEVLNRHSEALFEFLWCPVCGHEVFSHIPFEGVFCKHCNTQVELQESQEDRGYEEAVLACFDTDTTWNLHVDEKLRRDLPDGSARVKIFGAPGAYTVDWWSPEPSDDWEPVKRGEFDDLEEPDEVAHLA
- a CDS encoding Zn-dependent oxidoreductase, which codes for MSQNDSSREVACTLTEEQERERSKEARSRLITTYLGFEESEDGVTIRFDGTDEALIAAAQFISAELQCCAFAEYELAVTPPYEETVLTITGPDGTRQLFRDGLVDRLEAETA
- a CDS encoding winged helix-turn-helix transcriptional regulator; the encoded protein is MAETPDSSPDVPEIQNTETTCYCPLGGVMDLLSRRYAMQVICVVGAIEPARYGEIEETFGEVSSSTLSTRLDDLVEAGLLSREQYNEIPPRVEYELTEKGEELRERLDPLLEWAEEQDDGT
- a CDS encoding arsenic resistance protein, whose protein sequence is MTRLSKQWIQHNQVGVYAVAVLIAIGVGLGLPGASSILEPLINPILAVLLYVTFLEIPFVRIRRAFRNGRFMAAALGMNFVVVPVVVFGLTRFLPQEPVILVGAFMVLLTPCIDYVITFTDLADGDAEQITAATPALMLVQLLLLPLYLWLFMGQQVAEFIEAGPFIEAFVVIIALPLALAWATELWADRSDRGEAWQETMGWLPVPMMGVTLFVVIASQLPRVQDSIGQIAAVVPVYVAFLVIMPLLGRLAAGLLGMDVGESRALVFTSVTRNSLVILPLALALPSGYALAPAVVVTQTLVELTGMVVLTRVVPGWLLPDAPSPIPSGT